Proteins encoded in a region of the Perognathus longimembris pacificus isolate PPM17 chromosome 11, ASM2315922v1, whole genome shotgun sequence genome:
- the LOC125359968 gene encoding torsin-1A-interacting protein 2: MFSDNSHCPDCGQQWFPSLELGHWLYQTELVENECYQVFLDRINRADYCPECYPDNPANRSLVLPWSFPLEWAPQNLTRWTFEKACHPFLLGPPLVRKRIHDSRVAGFNPALQLILTRTDKTLNKKLGQNK; encoded by the coding sequence ATGTTCTCTGATAATTCACATTGCCCTGACTGTGGGCAACAATGGTTCCCTAGTTTAGAACTAGGCCATTGGTTATACCAAACTGAACTTGTTGAAAATGAATGTTACCAGGTCTTTTTAGACCGAATCAATAGGGCTGATTATTGCCCTGAATGCTATCCTGATAATCCTGCCAATAGAAGCCTTGTTCTTCCTTGGTCTTTCCCACTTGAATGGGCTCCCCAAAATCTCACCAGGTGGACCTTTGAAAAAGCTTGTCATCCATTTCTTCTGGGTCCTCCACTGGTTAGAAAAAGGATCCATGACTCCAGAGTAGCTGGTTTTAATCCTGCTTTACAATTAATCTTGACCAGAACAGATAAAACCTTAAATAAGAAACTTggccaaaacaaataa